One genomic region from Tripterygium wilfordii isolate XIE 37 chromosome 20, ASM1340144v1, whole genome shotgun sequence encodes:
- the LOC119987486 gene encoding probable glucan endo-1,3-beta-glucosidase A6 codes for MKAGQVKLYDANPEILKLLSGTDLHVAIMVPNHDIITIASNQSIANEWIHTNLLQDYPETKIRFILVGNQVLSGNPDIWPHLVPAMQRIKNSLKILNIKNIKISTPLAMDVLETTFFPPSNATFRFEIESVILPLLHFLNGTKSYFSINVYPYFPWSDNPTSIDLDFALMRGNHSHTDLSSGLIYANLLDEMLDSLHFAMAKLGHHTIRIMITETGWPHAGDFDQPGANIYNAATYNRNLIQKFTADPPVGTPARPNAVIPVFIFSLFDENRKSGPGTERNWGLVSSDGRPVYEIDMSGTGVTEYGPLPAARNNRPYKGKLWCVVGRGANSSELEQAISKVCNQGNGTCDALMPGKECYRPISPTWHGSYAFSSYWAKFRSVGANCYFNGLAQQTTRNPSKYCYFKFGACSTLVDFQYYNPTSVWYNPA; via the coding sequence ATGAAAGCAGGACAGGTGAAGCTGTATGATGCCAATCCAGAAATCTTGAAACTCTTGTCAGGCACTGATCTCCACGTCGCGATTATGGTCCCTAATCATGACATAATCACCATTGCTTCCAATCAAAGCATTGCCAATGAATGGATTCACACCAACCTCCTCCAAGACTATCCTGAAACCAAGATCAGATTCATTCTCGTAGGCAATCAAGTCCTTAGTGGAAATCCAGACATTTGGCCTCATTTAGTTCCTGCAATGCAGAGAATCAAGAACTCTCTGAAAATCCTTAATATCAAGAACATAAAGATTAGTACCCCTCTAGCCATGGACGTACTTGAAACAACATTCTTCCCACCATCAAATGCTACTTTCAGGTTCGAAATCGAGTCCGTAATACTGCCATTGCTGCATTTCTTGAACGGGACTAAGTCGTACTTCAGCATCAATGTCTACCCTTATTTTCCATGGTCAGATAACCCCACAAGCATTGATCTTGACTTTGCACTAATGAGAGGAAATCACAGTCACACCGATCTCAGCAGCGGATTAATCTACGCTAACCTGCTCGACGAAATGCTCGACTCACTTCATTTCGCCATGGCCAAGCTTGGACACCATACCATTCGCATAATGATAACAGAAACCGGCTGGCCTCACGCTGGCGATTTCGATCAACCGGGTGCAAACATTTACAATGCAGCCACCTACAACCGCAATTTGATCCAGAAATTCACTGCTGACCCTCCAGTTGGTACCCCAGCGCGCCCAAATGCAGTGATACCGGTTTTCATCTTCTCACTGTTCGACGAGAATCGAAAGAGTGGTCCGGGAACGGAGAGGAACTGGGGCTTGGTGAGCTCTGATGGAAGGCCTGTATATGAAATTGATATGAGTGGGACAGGGGTGACAGAGTATGGTCCTTTGCCGGCGGCACGGAATAATAGACCTTATAAGGGAAAGCTTTGGTGTGTTGTGGGTAGAGGAGCTAATTCTTCAGAGCTTGAACAAGCAATAAGTAAGGTGTGCAATCAGGGCAATGGGACTTGCGATGCTTTGATGCCAGGAAAGGAGTGTTATCGGCCAATTTCGCCGACTTGGCATGGGAGCTATGCGTTTAGTTCGTATTGGGCTAAGTTTAGGAGTGTAGGTGCCAATTGCTACTTCAATGGACTTGCTCAGCAAACTACAAGAAATCCTAGTAAGTATTGTTATTTCAAATTTGGTGCCTGTTCTACACTTGTTGATTTTCAATATTATAATCCCACGTCGGTCTGGTATAATCCAGCCTGA